The Streptomyces nigra genome includes the window GCCCGGATCTTCGCGGGCAGTCCCGCCGAACTCGCCGACCTCCTGCAGGAGTTCGAGACCGCCGGCCTCACCGGCTTCCGGCTGCGACCGGCCGTCGCCGGCCACGACCTCCCGGCGATCACCCGCGGACTCGTGCCCGAACTCCAGCGCCGGGGCGCCTTCCGCCGCGCCTACGAGGCCGACACGCTGCGCGGCCTGCTCGGCCTCGCCCGGCCCGCCAACCGCTGCGCCGCCGCCTGAGCCGGAAGGACCCACCGATGACCAGCCCCACCACCTCCTCGAAGCCTCGGCGCCCGGTGAAGCAGATCCATCTGGCGGCCCACTTCCCCGGCGTCAACAACACGACCGTGTGGAGCGACCCCCGGGCCGGCAGCCATATCGAGTTCAGCTCCTTCGCGCACTTCGCCCGGACCGCCGAACGCGCCAAGTTCGACTTTCTGTTCCTCGCCGAAGGCCTCAGGCTCCGCGAGCAGGGCGGCCACATCTACGACCTCGACGTCGTCGGACGCCCCGACACCTTCACCGTGCTGACCGCGCTCGCCGCCGTCACCGAACGCATCGGGCTCACCGGCACCATCAACTCCACCTTCAACGAGCCCTACGAGGTCGCCCGCCAGTTCGCCGGCCTGGACCATCTCTCCGACGGACGCGCCGCCTGGAACGTCGTCACCTCCTGGGACGCCTTCACCGGCGAGAACTTCCGCCGCGGCGGCTTTCTGCCGCAGGAAGAGCGCTACTCCCGCGCCAAGGAGTTCCTCGCCACCGCCAAGGAGCTCTTCGACTCCTGGCACGGCGACGAGATCATCGCGGACCAGGACACCGGGACGTTCCTCAAGGACGCCAAGGCCGGCTCGTTCACCCACACCGGGCAGCACTTCGACATCCACGGGCAGTTCAACGTTCCGCGCTCACCCCAGGGCCGGCCCGTCATCTTCCAGGCCGGCGACTCCGAGGAGGGCCGCGAGTTCGCCGCCGCCGAGGCGGACGCCATCTTCAGCCGGCACGGCACCCTGGAGGCGGGCCGCGCCTTCTACACCGACGTCAAGTCCCGCCTCGCCAAGTACGGCCGCCGCAGGGACCAGTTGCTCATCCTTCCCGCGGCGACCTTCGCCCTCGCCGACACCGACGCCGAGGCGGAGGAACTCGCCCGCGAGGTACGCCGCCAGCAGGTCAGCGGCGCCACCGCCCTCAAGCACCTCGAGTTCGTCTGGAACCGCGACCTCTCCTCGTACGACCCCGAGGGCCCCCTGCCCGACGTCGACCCGGACGTCGGAGACAACCACATCGCCCAGGGCCGCGCCCAGGTCCGTATGTACCGGGACCCCATGGCCACCGCCCGAGAGTGGCGCGCCCTCGCCGAAGCCAACAACTGGTCCATCCGCGACCTGGTCATCCACACCGGCAACCGGCAGAACTTCGTCGGCTCCCCGGCCACACTGGCCCGCACGATCGACGAGTACGTCCAGTCCGACGCGAGCGACGGCTTCATCCTGGTCCCGCACCTCACCCCGACCGGCCTCGACGAGTTCGCCGACAAGGTCGTCCCCCTCCTCCAGGAGCAGGGCGTCTTCCGCACCGACTACGAGGGCCCGACCCTCCGCGACCACCTGGGCCTCGCCCACCCGGACACGGAGACGGAGGAACGCCAGGCGTCCTGACCCGCCCGGCACCGGTCGGCCCGGACGTCGCCCTCCCCCGAAGGCGGCGTCCGGGCCGTTCCCCCCGGCGCTGGACTGTGGGTGGCTCACCTATGGGT containing:
- a CDS encoding NtaA/DmoA family FMN-dependent monooxygenase (This protein belongs to a clade of FMN-dependent monooxygenases, within a broader family of flavin-dependent oxidoreductases, the luciferase-like monooxygenase (LMM) family, some of whose members use coenzyme F420 rather than FMN.); the protein is MTSPTTSSKPRRPVKQIHLAAHFPGVNNTTVWSDPRAGSHIEFSSFAHFARTAERAKFDFLFLAEGLRLREQGGHIYDLDVVGRPDTFTVLTALAAVTERIGLTGTINSTFNEPYEVARQFAGLDHLSDGRAAWNVVTSWDAFTGENFRRGGFLPQEERYSRAKEFLATAKELFDSWHGDEIIADQDTGTFLKDAKAGSFTHTGQHFDIHGQFNVPRSPQGRPVIFQAGDSEEGREFAAAEADAIFSRHGTLEAGRAFYTDVKSRLAKYGRRRDQLLILPAATFALADTDAEAEELAREVRRQQVSGATALKHLEFVWNRDLSSYDPEGPLPDVDPDVGDNHIAQGRAQVRMYRDPMATAREWRALAEANNWSIRDLVIHTGNRQNFVGSPATLARTIDEYVQSDASDGFILVPHLTPTGLDEFADKVVPLLQEQGVFRTDYEGPTLRDHLGLAHPDTETEERQAS